The following coding sequences lie in one Mucilaginibacter sp. KACC 22773 genomic window:
- a CDS encoding RNA 2'-phosphotransferase, which yields MQDTKETSKLISYWLRHHPEDGNLQLDDFGWAAVDELIKALATKGQVFTNAEIVELSKSFDKVRWEFSEDGSKIRATHGHSIEVILDEKAVKPPALLYHGTSLNKIDAIKENGLLAMQRQFVHLSTESEVAISVGKRHGKPLLIEIDAAALAADGWVFYQTSENVWLTTNIPVKYLKIEQK from the coding sequence ATGCAGGATACAAAAGAAACCAGTAAGCTCATTAGCTATTGGCTCAGACATCATCCCGAAGACGGGAACCTCCAGCTTGATGATTTTGGCTGGGCAGCGGTTGATGAACTGATTAAGGCACTCGCCACAAAGGGGCAGGTTTTTACCAATGCTGAAATTGTGGAACTAAGCAAATCATTTGATAAAGTGAGGTGGGAATTTAGTGAAGACGGCAGTAAGATAAGGGCAACACACGGTCATTCTATTGAAGTGATTTTAGATGAAAAGGCTGTTAAGCCGCCTGCTTTGCTTTATCATGGCACATCGTTAAATAAAATAGATGCCATAAAAGAAAATGGCTTGCTTGCCATGCAGCGACAGTTTGTACATTTATCAACAGAGAGCGAAGTAGCTATTTCGGTAGGCAAGAGGCACGGCAAGCCTTTGCTTATAGAAATTGATGCTGCGGCCTTAGCGGCCGACGGCTGGGTGTTTTATCAAACAAGCGAGAATGTTTGGCTAACTACCAATATTCCTGTTAAATATCTTAAAATTGAACAAAAATAG
- a CDS encoding aspartate carbamoyltransferase catalytic subunit, whose product MAGLSTRHLLGIKDLNRADIELIFETADTFKSVLNRPIKKVPSLRDVTIANIFFENSTRTRLSFELAEKRLSADVVNFAASSSSVSKGETLIDTVNNILAMKVDMVVMRHPYAGAGIFLSKHVKAQIVNAGDGAHEHPTQALLDAFSIREKYGDVAGKKVVIVGDILHSRVALSNILCLKQLGAEVMVCGPTTLIPKYIGSLGVKVEHNLIKALNWCDVANMLRIQLERQDIKYFPSLREYTMLFGLNKTILDSLDKEITVMHPGPINRGVEITSDVADSKQSIILDQVENGVAVRMAVLYLLAGQTP is encoded by the coding sequence ATGGCAGGACTAAGCACAAGGCACTTATTAGGCATAAAAGATTTAAACCGGGCAGATATCGAGTTGATATTTGAAACGGCCGATACCTTTAAATCCGTTTTAAACCGACCGATAAAGAAAGTGCCTTCTTTGCGCGATGTAACCATTGCCAACATATTTTTTGAAAACTCCACCCGCACCCGTTTGTCGTTCGAGCTGGCAGAGAAGCGCCTTTCGGCAGATGTGGTGAACTTCGCGGCATCATCGTCGTCGGTAAGCAAGGGCGAAACCTTGATAGATACGGTAAATAACATCCTGGCCATGAAGGTAGATATGGTGGTAATGCGCCACCCGTACGCAGGAGCCGGCATCTTCTTGTCTAAACATGTAAAGGCCCAGATAGTGAATGCAGGCGACGGCGCGCATGAACACCCTACGCAGGCCTTACTGGATGCCTTTTCTATCCGCGAAAAATATGGAGATGTAGCCGGCAAAAAGGTGGTGATTGTGGGAGATATTTTGCATTCGCGCGTAGCGCTTTCAAACATCCTTTGCCTTAAACAATTGGGTGCCGAGGTAATGGTGTGCGGACCCACAACGCTGATCCCTAAATATATTGGCTCGTTAGGTGTTAAAGTGGAGCATAACCTGATCAAAGCCTTAAACTGGTGCGACGTAGCCAACATGTTACGTATCCAGCTGGAGCGCCAGGATATTAAATACTTCCCGTCGTTAAGGGAATATACCATGCTATTTGGACTCAATAAAACTATACTTGATTCGTTGGACAAAGAGATTACGGTAATGCACCCAGGCCCGATCAATCGTGGGGTGGAAATTACGAGTGACGTAGCAGATAGCAAGCAATCTATTATATTAGACCAGGTAGAGAATGGCGTGGCCGTGAGGATGGCGGTGCTGTACCTGCTGGCCGGACAAACACCTTAA
- a CDS encoding ACT domain-containing protein: protein MAGETNLDTLLKNMTPLLNEGDYVYCTVTDIDTVDIKNVLGIFKEEEAVTVILKKEIADQLVLKYEYIAAWITLTIHSSLEATGLTAAFAAALAKEGISCNVVAAYYHDHIFVAKKDAEKAMITLRSLGDK, encoded by the coding sequence ATGGCCGGAGAAACCAACCTTGATACGCTATTGAAAAATATGACGCCCTTATTGAATGAGGGGGATTATGTTTATTGTACTGTTACCGATATTGATACTGTTGATATCAAAAACGTCTTGGGCATTTTTAAAGAAGAGGAAGCCGTTACAGTTATTCTGAAAAAGGAAATTGCCGATCAGCTGGTCTTAAAATACGAATACATTGCCGCCTGGATTACACTAACCATCCATTCGTCATTAGAAGCCACCGGCCTTACCGCAGCTTTTGCCGCCGCTTTGGCCAAAGAAGGAATCAGCTGTAATGTAGTGGCCGCCTATTACCATGACCATATTTTTGTAGCGAAGAAAGATGCGGAAAAGGCAATGATAACTTTAAGGAGTTTAGGAGATAAATAA
- the pyrR gene encoding bifunctional pyr operon transcriptional regulator/uracil phosphoribosyltransferase PyrR, producing the protein MQNLTLLDGQKFQITIQRLCRQLIENHNDFSGSVLIGIQPRGIYLARRVAEELRKILPESKIMQGDLDITFYRDDFRRQGSPLVPNQTKIDFIIEGKKVIMMDDVLWTGRTIRAAMDAMQAFGRPEKVELLALVDRRYSRHIPVAADYIGIEVDSIASQKVVVSWKDTDGEDKIVLISEVQE; encoded by the coding sequence ATGCAAAATCTAACGCTGCTCGACGGACAGAAATTTCAGATCACCATACAACGTTTATGCCGCCAGCTAATTGAAAATCATAACGATTTTTCGGGTTCGGTATTGATTGGTATTCAGCCACGGGGCATTTACCTGGCCCGCAGGGTTGCCGAAGAACTTCGCAAGATTCTTCCCGAAAGTAAAATTATGCAAGGCGATTTGGATATCACCTTTTACCGCGACGATTTTCGCCGCCAGGGATCGCCATTGGTGCCCAATCAAACCAAAATTGATTTTATCATCGAAGGCAAAAAAGTGATCATGATGGACGATGTACTGTGGACTGGCCGTACCATCCGCGCCGCCATGGATGCCATGCAGGCATTTGGCAGGCCCGAGAAGGTAGAATTGCTGGCGTTGGTTGATAGAAGATACTCGAGGCATATACCGGTGGCGGCAGATTACATAGGCATCGAGGTGGATTCTATCGCATCGCAAAAGGTTGTTGTTTCCTGGAAAGATACCGACGGTGAGGATAAAATTGTGTTAATATCAGAAGTACAGGAATAA
- a CDS encoding type II toxin-antitoxin system VapC family toxin has product MGQEYLLDTNVIIDFSALKLPEKAYEQLSAIIDSFPQISIINKIELLSISEVPEQILAFVDEAYVIKLDDDIVSKTIEIRRKYRIKLPDAIIAATAVIMKLHLITHNVSDFKGIKGLKLIDPYTQFNKYF; this is encoded by the coding sequence ATGGGACAGGAATACCTATTAGATACAAACGTAATAATCGATTTTTCGGCATTAAAACTTCCTGAAAAAGCTTACGAACAATTATCCGCTATTATAGATTCATTCCCTCAAATCTCGATAATCAACAAAATTGAACTTTTAAGTATTTCGGAAGTGCCGGAACAAATACTTGCATTTGTTGATGAGGCATATGTTATCAAACTTGATGATGATATCGTTTCAAAAACAATTGAAATCAGAAGAAAATACAGGATTAAACTTCCCGATGCAATTATAGCAGCTACTGCTGTAATAATGAAGCTTCATTTAATAACTCATAATGTAAGCGACTTTAAGGGTATCAAAGGATTAAAACTTATTGATCCGTATACTCAATTTAATAAATACTTCTAA